One stretch of Akkermansia sp. RCC_12PD DNA includes these proteins:
- a CDS encoding Maf family protein produces the protein MFIPPMLPPIILASQSPRRKDLLTEAGVDFSTVVRETDELKDASMPPQDLCLHNAAAKAAAVFREYPQATVIGADTLVFLDGIPLGKPLDTEDARAMLRMLSGRTHHVCTAVSMQSPLGMKDIAVLTEVTFRELSDADIRRYMGLVHVMDKAGAYAFQEHGDMIISSTRGDTDNVIGLPVAEVINCLRSWGY, from the coding sequence TTGTTCATTCCTCCCATGCTTCCCCCCATCATTCTGGCTTCCCAGTCCCCGCGGCGGAAAGATCTGCTGACAGAGGCAGGGGTGGATTTTTCCACTGTCGTCCGGGAAACGGACGAGTTGAAGGATGCCTCCATGCCACCGCAGGATTTGTGCCTGCATAATGCTGCAGCCAAGGCGGCGGCCGTCTTCCGGGAATACCCCCAGGCTACTGTCATCGGCGCGGATACACTCGTTTTTCTGGATGGCATTCCCCTGGGCAAGCCTCTTGATACGGAAGACGCCCGCGCCATGCTGCGGATGCTTTCCGGACGCACGCACCACGTGTGCACGGCGGTCTCCATGCAGTCTCCGCTGGGCATGAAGGACATTGCCGTCCTGACGGAAGTCACCTTCCGGGAATTGTCTGACGCAGACATCCGCCGCTACATGGGACTGGTTCATGTGATGGACAAGGCCGGAGCCTATGCCTTCCAGGAACATGGGGACATGATCATCTCCTCCACGCGCGGAGATACGGATAATGTGATTGGTCTGCCGGTGGCGGAAGTGATAAATTGCTTGCGTTCCTGGGGATATTGA
- a CDS encoding YdeI/OmpD-associated family protein, translated as MDMDQLLPITTRGELRAWLEKHHLTASSCWIPITRKPSPHAVLYLDAVEEALCFGWIDSTRKKTPEGHLAQRFSPRAKGSKWSELNKERVRRLLRMGLMTPRGMDCLPDMAPEAFQIDSEILDALRREPETYAHFLNFPRLYRHVRIDTIQIKKNQPDLFKSRLEKLLEHTRANRMYGEWHDGGRLLEE; from the coding sequence ATGGACATGGACCAGTTGCTTCCCATCACTACGCGCGGAGAATTGAGAGCATGGCTTGAAAAGCACCATCTCACCGCCTCATCCTGCTGGATTCCCATCACCCGCAAACCCTCTCCGCACGCCGTTCTTTACCTGGATGCCGTGGAGGAGGCCCTCTGCTTCGGCTGGATTGACAGCACGCGCAAAAAGACGCCGGAGGGGCATTTGGCCCAGCGTTTTTCTCCGAGGGCCAAAGGAAGCAAGTGGTCGGAACTAAACAAGGAACGCGTCCGCCGCCTGCTCAGAATGGGATTGATGACGCCGCGGGGGATGGACTGCCTGCCGGACATGGCCCCGGAAGCCTTCCAAATAGATTCCGAAATCCTGGACGCCCTGCGCCGGGAACCGGAAACATACGCCCACTTTCTGAACTTCCCGCGTCTGTACCGCCATGTACGCATTGATACCATCCAGATCAAGAAAAACCAGCCGGACCTGTTTAAAAGCCGCCTGGAAAAGCTTCTGGAACATACCCGCGCCAACAGGATGTACGGAGAATGGCATGACGGAGGCAGACTGTTAGAAGAATAA
- the hflX gene encoding GTPase HflX, with protein sequence MFEIREKPEMVERAMLVSIYFDPSEAGEKQAMLDELEDLVSNLGIGIVGKHLVKSRDMHAKFLCGTGKAQEVKQLAVDCGADCVVFDNMLAPSQQREWERLIDECVIDREEVILDIFAKRARTREATLQVELARMQYSLPRMARMWSHLDRQGGGSGGGKGGGGAARGEGEKQIEVDRRLARARIEAIQKELVMVTRQRATQRKERERQAVATAAIVGYTNAGKSSLLSLVSGSEVMARDMLFATLDTTTRKIELPNGQPLLLTDTVGFIRNLPHRLVEAFKSTLEEAVLADFLVQVVDASDPEAVRHYETTLEVLAELGAGDKPMIVVLNKLDLVPEEERAALTERLAPHFNGSLVCMSVREEKGTEDLLRACVEMLESRVRRARFLIPYTRSDLAAAMHSEGMVISTEYVEEGALVEAVLPVAFYNKVSQFLAEPSCEE encoded by the coding sequence ATGTTTGAAATCCGCGAAAAGCCGGAAATGGTGGAACGGGCCATGCTCGTTTCCATCTATTTTGATCCTTCCGAAGCCGGGGAAAAGCAGGCCATGCTGGACGAGCTGGAAGACCTTGTCTCCAACCTCGGCATCGGCATAGTGGGCAAGCACCTCGTCAAGTCCCGCGACATGCACGCCAAATTCCTGTGCGGTACGGGGAAGGCTCAGGAGGTGAAGCAGCTTGCCGTGGATTGCGGGGCGGACTGCGTGGTGTTTGACAACATGCTGGCGCCGTCCCAGCAAAGAGAGTGGGAGCGTCTGATTGACGAATGCGTGATTGACCGTGAAGAAGTCATTCTGGACATTTTTGCCAAACGCGCCCGTACGCGTGAAGCCACGCTCCAGGTAGAGCTGGCCCGCATGCAGTACTCCCTGCCGCGCATGGCCCGCATGTGGAGCCACCTGGACCGCCAGGGCGGCGGTTCCGGAGGCGGCAAGGGCGGCGGAGGCGCCGCCAGGGGCGAAGGTGAGAAACAGATTGAAGTGGACCGCCGCCTGGCGCGCGCCAGGATTGAAGCCATCCAGAAGGAACTGGTCATGGTTACCCGGCAGCGCGCCACACAGCGCAAGGAGCGGGAGCGGCAGGCCGTGGCTACGGCCGCAATCGTGGGGTACACCAACGCGGGCAAATCGTCCCTGCTTTCCCTGGTGTCCGGCTCGGAAGTCATGGCCAGGGACATGCTCTTCGCCACGCTGGATACCACGACGCGGAAGATAGAACTGCCCAATGGACAGCCTTTGCTGCTGACGGATACGGTCGGCTTCATCCGCAACCTGCCCCACCGGCTGGTGGAGGCGTTCAAGTCAACGTTGGAAGAAGCCGTTCTGGCGGATTTCCTGGTTCAGGTGGTGGACGCGTCCGATCCGGAAGCCGTGCGCCACTACGAAACCACGCTGGAAGTGCTCGCGGAACTGGGCGCGGGGGACAAACCCATGATCGTGGTTCTGAACAAGCTGGACCTGGTGCCGGAGGAGGAGCGGGCCGCGTTGACGGAGCGCCTGGCTCCCCATTTCAACGGAAGCCTGGTGTGCATGTCCGTACGGGAAGAAAAGGGGACGGAAGACCTGCTGCGCGCCTGCGTGGAAATGCTGGAAAGCCGTGTCCGGCGCGCCCGGTTCCTGATTCCCTATACGAGGAGCGATCTGGCGGCCGCCATGCACAGCGAAGGCATGGTGATTTCCACGGAATATGTGGAGGAAGGCGCCCTGGTGGAAGCCGTTCTGCCCGTGGCCTTTTACAACAAGGTAAGCCAGTTTCTGGCGGAACCTTCCTGCGAAGAATGA
- a CDS encoding pyridoxal-phosphate dependent enzyme — protein sequence MSTLSDRLFEEILQARRRVYAVGEPTPLQKLNLPSIQAPVYAKREDLGPIRAYKWRGAYNCMAALSQEARDKGIVAASAGNHAQGVALAASVLNCRATIFMPRSTPEVKQTEVRRHGGSHVEIILHGDCYDETAAAAHEYAETHGSTFVHPYDDLVTMGGQGTLADEVVMSGEGPFDRAYVAIGGGGLAASVACWLKKFWPDIKVVGVEGVDQASMKTSIEQGHRVNLDYVDVFCDGTAVHIPGEHTYLLCRDLIDEFVTVTNNEVCQAIRAMWESSRIVPEPSGAMSLAGFMKQWNEGQVRPDEKSFVVISGANMDFTQLTQIARQAGIGNHETRYLRISMASKRGQVLKYLRHMPPATTLVDVQYGKTEGDTQYPVFGIAASDEDLDTIRTTLKKKGIEFEDISEDDDVRFRMIHYQAELCEHPLFVHIEFPERAGAFLDFMERIADLASLCYFNYTYTGERVGRALVGMEFESAEDRETIRKRMAGFTRNIIRSIREISPEAFHRIMGKGSLNISTGISNH from the coding sequence ATGAGCACACTTTCGGACCGCCTCTTTGAGGAAATCCTTCAAGCCCGCCGACGGGTTTATGCCGTAGGCGAACCTACTCCTCTCCAGAAATTGAATCTGCCGTCCATCCAGGCCCCGGTATATGCCAAGCGGGAGGACCTGGGCCCCATCCGCGCCTACAAATGGCGCGGAGCATACAATTGCATGGCGGCCCTGAGCCAGGAAGCCAGGGACAAGGGAATCGTGGCGGCATCCGCAGGCAACCATGCGCAGGGGGTAGCCCTGGCGGCAAGCGTCCTGAATTGCCGGGCCACCATTTTCATGCCGCGCTCCACCCCGGAAGTGAAGCAGACGGAAGTGCGCCGCCACGGCGGCAGCCACGTGGAAATCATCCTTCACGGCGACTGCTATGACGAGACGGCTGCCGCAGCCCATGAATACGCGGAAACGCACGGGAGCACCTTTGTCCACCCCTATGACGACCTGGTCACGATGGGCGGCCAGGGAACGCTGGCGGATGAAGTGGTGATGAGCGGGGAAGGCCCCTTTGACCGCGCTTATGTGGCCATCGGCGGCGGCGGCCTGGCGGCCTCCGTAGCCTGCTGGCTGAAGAAATTCTGGCCGGATATCAAGGTAGTCGGCGTAGAGGGGGTGGACCAGGCCTCCATGAAAACTTCCATTGAACAGGGGCACCGCGTGAATCTGGATTACGTGGATGTGTTCTGTGACGGCACTGCCGTGCATATTCCAGGGGAACATACCTATCTGCTGTGCCGGGATTTGATCGACGAGTTTGTCACCGTTACCAACAATGAAGTTTGCCAGGCCATCCGGGCCATGTGGGAATCTTCCCGCATTGTCCCGGAACCGTCCGGAGCCATGAGCCTGGCGGGGTTCATGAAACAGTGGAACGAGGGACAGGTCAGGCCGGATGAAAAGAGCTTCGTCGTTATTTCCGGAGCCAACATGGATTTCACCCAGCTCACCCAGATCGCCCGCCAGGCGGGAATCGGCAACCATGAGACGCGCTATCTGCGCATCTCCATGGCCTCCAAGCGCGGCCAGGTACTCAAGTACCTGCGCCACATGCCCCCGGCCACCACGCTGGTGGATGTGCAATACGGCAAAACGGAGGGAGATACACAGTACCCCGTGTTCGGCATCGCCGCTTCCGACGAAGATCTGGATACCATCCGCACTACTCTGAAAAAGAAGGGCATTGAGTTCGAAGACATCAGTGAAGACGACGACGTGCGCTTCCGCATGATCCATTATCAGGCGGAGTTGTGCGAACACCCCCTGTTTGTTCATATTGAGTTTCCCGAACGCGCCGGAGCCTTCCTGGATTTCATGGAACGCATCGCGGACCTGGCTTCCCTATGCTACTTCAATTACACTTACACCGGGGAACGCGTAGGACGCGCCCTGGTAGGCATGGAGTTTGAATCCGCAGAGGACCGGGAAACCATCCGGAAGCGCATGGCCGGATTCACGCGGAACATCATCCGTTCCATCCGGGAGATTTCTCCGGAAGCCTTCCACCGGATCATGGGAAAGGGCAGCCTGAATATCAGCACAGGCATTAGCAACCACTGA
- a CDS encoding autotransporter domain-containing protein, protein MRPHLPLSLLSALLACFISPAWSAYILNDNGETTISFSDDQYTIKVPGGEPVAQAESPGIIYFTDITAAGTYEGEYERTLNLEGGTYAGVQLWNLEGTVGTTSLNGTNNFIINIGSGTSFSSGFHFLSWSRETRNVAADITLNVDANAGTIPGLSILGDGNNAAHKFVTTGTVSVTVDGGNWTGYPSMGFCLALGLESFLHTGNVNFTVNGGTFATAVSAGSGRGGAGQGSTILGKVDLGITGGTFNDVVSLLGAGIINYGNEEEGKSYEGRLSISGGVFNANILGLGKGNEISVKQNAAVFLDISGGTFNENVFAQGATTTITGGTFAEGKKLFAGSMVNRSTHNLTSTNMTLDLGGSSTATMIAGGTWVETADSTVNITGSTNLTIKSGTYTGQIWGGSVVNGTGTSTINANIGTANVTIEGGSFRGAQISAGSYVERGNTTSKLTIGEANLTIRGGAFTDTAIYAGGQKTGSTGHETTLANVTIEGNTATFEGTTAISGQGQGDVVTRSVLNLNGVTKSDMFATAAVTGFDEISAGAGTDAVIANATVLDGRSAFTKSGEGKLTLSTATGYDNALTVSGGELHFGLADGVTFGNSITMGGGARLSSAGNMTLSQASGLTLDLTGLTSSSAPLIQSGGTLSFNEAGTLTLTINGVDQTMENDYKLITADSFGTLTANNFLFDSSALSADYTYALELTGNTLYLRVKALGEALNWNGGTAGTWVADGGEDIWLNKDSEAVTYDSTLAASFENLSGVATSAVTLSGEISSPRITVNNTQGELGTAYTFSGDGAIVDGEGGTTELVKRGTGELTIENTGTNTFSGGTTLMEGTLNLNAAQGLGTGTVTLSGGTLVLNTTGTADGTTGLVATNKLIFAGGTFMYGTGALQDISGLIDAGGTGAVRINTNGNDISWASYSQELGNKALVKLGDGELDISVTAAASGETAYTGAMTVDRGQLTYNITLPAGSTSTRIWSGAISIAQGATLQFNEARAVNRTTVFTLSGAISGAGELILGHTEGTNPGGGRYQVSGDNTSFTGTFKLVGNGTNTDWNEVGFSNAEAVGGASLELDGRGFFVNGNVTVGADIHVTAAGSWLNGNSNQTLTLSGDLTSEAGANFGLPAGAGVNPTMTAIFTGDLTGFTGTLHSGQGNAILSFGAGDAAATQASGEFLKAVSLGGAGTYRVNYSGTGKDLLYAGNIIDTARLNVQGSDKLILTGANTSTGELSIAQNSSVQLGDGTGDNAAWAGTISGAGSLVVNTAGTFAVGDRANNLTGTLTLANGTLNLSDAAATTNILIQSGALSNAGNYAGTATNRVRVQATADSGNIALGGLDASKLGTVATTTAGTQITGLKNGSTWTVSGTDNKLALSEGNISGDPFTGADALIQFNGTGDNLGSISFAESSTLTLNLAGVMEKMKTAGGDLELLLTNGGFAQDLGTLKNHITADPLFAALGFGIVDVNGGSIVISGDTDLVYVSSVDGTGSVENPVTNQALNFYQTVIVNEDLYVESDGTMVIKNLTAPGTNPGQTGTGSLIVTNTADSKGSIELQNNLFHEDTGVDTSFAGNIGGLAGAAANTDLVKTGANKLTLEGTVSLAGDIIAWQGTLQLDGTAHVEALRLDSTDADSLAAIGVGGSVTARTLSSGTNGGNLVIDSSGTLTLTGEAEGIANTHISGEGTLHLAEGASLGLAADSTLSGVVLELDGSLSLEADSSAGGLKGSGALTLNGQTLNIQADSGRTYTFEGTLGAGTLDVSGAGTQVLRSSGADTGLTISGGNLVLQGKADVEEARLSYGKLVNNGNLTIQASDNALTALNTTLTVDSAAFGSGSTTTFTLNSDGNLAESFIQSSGSIVVENGASFHVTTLPGINITWNPGNPMELSLMELTGTGDITLGDHTLTVGGLFLTYYKNAHLVHEGNKILLKAEEQTDNPYATLVDTANSLAGANLVWGAARAGQVDEYLTGFLSAINDDLVHNPGAIPRKMAAAAGSTVTSLSMAQRDALRDQMSWLRNRTNQMGVNPAYINEDLPCFHMWMQGTGSYAQLDTRGDESGYKLTTWGGTFGVDVDLSDSFTMGAAFTANYGDLTASAADTADGHLDSYYANLFGRYQSKRWAHTLILTGGWNDAKLNRTVDYGAGSYRTQGNTNGWGMGAMYELTYDIYLNENRSSILQPLFNASVVTTRMDGYRETGAGSMGLDVDKQELTTGTLALGGRWMGLVGSNIFGREALAELRVNAAQDLGDRRGEANVGLLGNPGLLQRVRGAKVGRTAVQIGAGLSVPVGTQGTVFVDGNADIRNGASSVNGSIGYRYDF, encoded by the coding sequence ATGCGTCCACATTTGCCTCTCTCTCTCTTGTCCGCCCTTCTGGCCTGTTTCATTTCTCCTGCATGGTCTGCCTATATCCTGAATGATAACGGAGAAACGACCATTTCCTTTTCCGACGATCAATATACGATTAAGGTCCCGGGCGGAGAGCCTGTGGCGCAGGCCGAATCTCCGGGGATCATTTATTTCACGGATATTACGGCGGCCGGTACTTACGAGGGGGAATATGAGCGCACGCTAAACCTGGAAGGAGGAACGTACGCAGGCGTGCAATTGTGGAATCTTGAAGGAACTGTGGGAACGACTTCTCTCAATGGAACAAACAATTTCATCATCAATATCGGGAGCGGAACTTCCTTCTCTTCAGGTTTTCATTTCTTGAGCTGGTCAAGGGAAACTCGTAATGTGGCGGCGGATATTACACTGAATGTAGACGCAAATGCCGGTACCATTCCGGGATTGTCCATCTTGGGAGACGGTAATAATGCCGCACATAAATTTGTTACGACGGGCACTGTTTCCGTTACCGTGGATGGGGGAAACTGGACGGGGTATCCTAGTATGGGTTTTTGCCTGGCTTTGGGCCTGGAGAGTTTTTTGCATACGGGCAATGTTAATTTTACCGTCAATGGAGGAACTTTTGCAACTGCTGTTTCAGCCGGCTCCGGTCGCGGAGGGGCAGGCCAGGGCTCCACTATTTTAGGGAAAGTTGATCTGGGCATTACAGGTGGAACGTTTAATGACGTTGTGTCCCTGCTGGGGGCGGGCATCATTAATTATGGTAACGAAGAAGAAGGAAAAAGCTACGAGGGCAGACTGAGCATCAGCGGGGGCGTGTTCAATGCCAATATACTGGGGCTTGGGAAAGGCAATGAAATCTCCGTCAAGCAGAACGCGGCGGTCTTCCTGGATATCAGCGGAGGAACCTTTAATGAAAACGTATTTGCGCAGGGGGCTACCACTACTATTACAGGCGGCACGTTTGCAGAAGGGAAGAAGCTGTTTGCAGGTAGCATGGTCAACAGGTCCACCCATAATCTGACCTCCACCAATATGACCCTGGATCTTGGAGGCAGCTCCACAGCGACCATGATTGCCGGGGGAACCTGGGTGGAAACGGCGGACAGTACGGTCAACATCACCGGTTCTACCAATCTGACTATTAAATCGGGGACGTACACGGGCCAGATCTGGGGCGGCTCGGTCGTCAACGGGACCGGGACCTCCACCATCAATGCCAATATCGGCACCGCCAATGTGACGATCGAGGGAGGGAGCTTCCGGGGGGCGCAGATTTCGGCAGGTTCCTATGTGGAACGGGGGAATACCACATCCAAACTGACTATCGGGGAAGCCAACCTGACCATCAGGGGAGGGGCCTTTACGGACACGGCCATCTATGCCGGTGGCCAGAAGACGGGCAGCACGGGCCACGAAACGACGCTTGCCAACGTGACCATTGAAGGCAACACGGCCACTTTTGAGGGCACTACGGCCATCTCCGGGCAGGGCCAGGGGGATGTGGTGACCCGCAGTGTGCTCAACCTCAACGGGGTGACAAAGTCAGACATGTTTGCCACGGCGGCGGTGACCGGTTTTGACGAGATCTCTGCAGGCGCGGGGACGGACGCGGTGATTGCCAACGCGACGGTACTGGACGGCCGCAGCGCCTTTACCAAGAGCGGAGAGGGCAAGCTGACGCTCTCCACGGCCACGGGCTATGACAACGCTCTGACGGTCTCAGGCGGGGAACTCCACTTCGGATTGGCGGATGGCGTAACTTTCGGCAACTCCATCACGATGGGCGGCGGGGCGCGTCTCTCCTCGGCGGGCAACATGACCCTCTCCCAGGCCTCCGGCCTGACGCTGGACCTGACGGGGCTGACTTCCTCCAGCGCTCCCCTCATCCAGTCGGGCGGCACGCTCTCCTTCAATGAGGCCGGCACGCTCACGCTGACCATCAACGGTGTGGACCAGACGATGGAAAACGACTACAAGCTGATCACGGCCGACAGCTTCGGCACGCTGACGGCCAACAATTTCCTATTTGATTCCAGCGCTCTTTCCGCCGATTACACGTATGCGCTGGAACTTACAGGCAACACGCTCTACCTGCGCGTCAAGGCGCTGGGAGAAGCCCTCAACTGGAACGGTGGAACGGCGGGCACCTGGGTGGCTGATGGAGGCGAGGACATCTGGCTCAACAAGGACAGTGAGGCCGTGACCTACGACAGCACGCTGGCGGCCAGCTTTGAAAACCTGTCTGGAGTGGCCACCTCTGCGGTCACCCTCAGCGGAGAAATCAGCTCGCCGCGCATCACGGTCAACAACACGCAAGGGGAGCTGGGAACCGCCTACACTTTCTCGGGAGACGGAGCCATTGTGGACGGTGAGGGAGGAACCACGGAACTGGTCAAGCGCGGCACGGGCGAGCTAACCATTGAAAACACGGGTACCAACACCTTCTCGGGAGGCACAACGCTCATGGAAGGTACCCTCAACCTCAATGCGGCCCAGGGTCTGGGCACGGGAACGGTAACGCTGTCCGGGGGAACGCTGGTGCTCAACACGACGGGAACGGCAGACGGCACGACGGGCCTGGTGGCGACCAACAAACTTATTTTTGCCGGAGGCACATTCATGTACGGCACGGGGGCCCTCCAGGACATCTCCGGCCTCATTGACGCGGGCGGCACGGGAGCCGTGCGCATCAACACCAACGGCAACGACATCTCCTGGGCCTCCTACAGCCAGGAACTGGGGAACAAGGCCCTGGTCAAGCTGGGCGACGGAGAGCTGGACATCTCGGTTACTGCCGCGGCTTCCGGCGAAACCGCCTACACGGGAGCCATGACCGTAGATAGAGGCCAGCTTACCTATAACATCACCCTGCCTGCGGGATCTACCTCCACCCGGATCTGGAGCGGAGCCATCTCCATTGCGCAGGGAGCCACTCTGCAATTCAACGAAGCGCGCGCCGTCAACAGGACAACGGTATTTACTCTTTCGGGAGCCATCAGCGGGGCAGGGGAGCTCATTCTGGGCCATACGGAAGGCACCAACCCCGGCGGTGGGCGCTACCAGGTCAGCGGGGATAACACCAGTTTCACGGGCACCTTCAAGCTCGTGGGCAACGGCACCAATACCGACTGGAACGAAGTGGGCTTCTCCAATGCGGAGGCGGTGGGAGGAGCCAGCCTGGAACTTGACGGGCGGGGCTTCTTCGTAAACGGCAACGTCACCGTAGGGGCCGACATCCACGTCACCGCGGCCGGGAGCTGGCTCAACGGCAACTCCAACCAGACGCTTACTCTGTCAGGGGATCTGACGAGTGAAGCCGGGGCCAACTTCGGCCTGCCTGCGGGCGCCGGCGTCAATCCCACGATGACGGCCATCTTCACGGGCGATCTCACCGGCTTTACAGGCACTCTGCACTCCGGTCAGGGAAATGCGATCCTCTCCTTCGGCGCGGGTGACGCGGCCGCCACACAGGCAAGCGGGGAATTCCTGAAAGCCGTCTCCCTGGGGGGGGCTGGCACCTACCGCGTCAACTACAGCGGCACGGGCAAAGATCTTCTTTATGCGGGCAACATCATCGACACGGCCAGGCTCAACGTCCAGGGAAGCGACAAGCTCATCCTGACCGGGGCGAACACGTCCACGGGAGAACTCTCCATTGCCCAGAACTCCTCCGTCCAGCTGGGCGACGGAACCGGTGACAACGCCGCCTGGGCCGGAACCATTAGCGGAGCGGGCAGCCTGGTAGTCAACACCGCGGGCACCTTTGCGGTGGGCGACAGGGCCAACAACCTGACCGGCACGCTCACGCTGGCCAACGGCACGCTCAACCTCTCTGATGCGGCCGCCACCACCAACATCCTCATCCAATCCGGAGCGTTGAGCAATGCCGGTAACTACGCCGGAACGGCCACGAACCGGGTGCGTGTCCAGGCCACTGCCGACTCCGGCAACATTGCCCTCGGGGGGCTGGATGCGAGCAAGCTGGGAACGGTTGCCACCACCACGGCAGGCACGCAGATCACCGGCCTCAAAAACGGCTCCACCTGGACCGTCAGCGGGACGGACAACAAATTGGCCCTGAGCGAGGGCAACATCTCCGGCGACCCGTTCACGGGAGCGGATGCCCTCATCCAATTTAACGGAACGGGAGACAACCTGGGTAGCATCTCCTTTGCAGAAAGCTCCACGCTCACCTTGAACCTTGCCGGCGTCATGGAGAAAATGAAAACGGCGGGCGGCGACCTGGAACTCCTGCTCACCAACGGCGGCTTTGCGCAGGACCTGGGCACGCTCAAGAACCACATCACGGCCGATCCTCTCTTTGCCGCGCTGGGCTTTGGCATCGTGGACGTCAATGGAGGCAGCATCGTCATCTCCGGAGACACGGACCTGGTTTACGTCTCCTCGGTGGACGGCACGGGCAGTGTGGAAAATCCGGTCACCAACCAGGCCCTCAACTTCTATCAGACGGTCATCGTCAACGAGGACCTCTACGTGGAATCCGACGGCACCATGGTCATTAAAAACCTGACTGCGCCGGGAACCAATCCGGGGCAGACGGGCACGGGCAGCCTCATTGTCACCAACACGGCGGACAGCAAGGGAAGCATCGAGCTGCAAAACAACCTCTTCCATGAAGACACGGGGGTGGACACCAGCTTTGCCGGAAACATCGGCGGCCTGGCCGGGGCGGCTGCCAATACGGACCTGGTCAAGACGGGGGCCAACAAGCTCACGCTGGAAGGAACGGTCAGCCTGGCCGGGGACATCATTGCCTGGCAGGGCACTCTCCAGCTCGACGGCACGGCCCATGTGGAAGCCCTGCGGCTTGATTCCACGGATGCGGACTCCCTTGCGGCAATCGGCGTCGGAGGCAGCGTGACGGCCAGGACGTTGTCGTCCGGCACCAACGGCGGCAACCTGGTGATCGATTCCTCCGGGACGCTGACGCTCACGGGAGAGGCCGAAGGCATTGCCAACACGCATATCAGTGGAGAGGGCACGCTTCACCTTGCGGAAGGCGCTTCCCTGGGGCTGGCCGCGGACAGTACGCTTTCCGGCGTAGTGCTGGAGCTGGACGGCTCCCTCAGCCTGGAGGCGGACAGCAGCGCAGGGGGCCTGAAAGGCTCCGGCGCCCTGACGCTCAACGGCCAGACCCTGAATATCCAGGCGGACTCCGGCCGGACGTACACCTTTGAGGGAACGCTTGGGGCCGGCACGCTGGACGTATCCGGCGCGGGCACGCAGGTTCTGCGCAGCTCCGGGGCGGATACGGGCCTGACGATCAGCGGCGGGAACCTGGTTCTCCAGGGCAAGGCGGATGTGGAGGAAGCCCGCCTCTCCTATGGCAAGCTGGTAAACAACGGCAATCTGACCATCCAGGCCAGCGACAACGCGCTGACCGCGCTCAACACCACCCTCACCGTGGACAGCGCCGCCTTTGGCAGCGGCTCGACCACCACCTTCACGCTCAACTCCGACGGAAACCTGGCGGAAAGCTTCATCCAATCCAGCGGCAGCATCGTGGTGGAAAACGGAGCCTCCTTCCACGTCACCACGCTTCCGGGAATCAACATCACCTGGAACCCGGGCAACCCGATGGAACTCTCGCTGATGGAACTCACCGGAACGGGAGACATCACGCTGGGGGACCACACGCTCACGGTAGGCGGCCTCTTCCTCACCTACTACAAAAACGCGCACTTGGTGCATGAAGGCAACAAAATCCTGCTCAAGGCCGAGGAACAAACCGACAACCCCTACGCGACCCTGGTGGACACGGCCAACTCGCTGGCCGGCGCCAACCTCGTCTGGGGAGCGGCGCGTGCCGGACAGGTGGACGAATATCTCACCGGCTTCCTCTCGGCCATCAACGACGACCTGGTCCACAACCCCGGAGCCATCCCGCGCAAAATGGCCGCGGCGGCCGGTTCCACGGTCACCAGCCTCTCCATGGCCCAGAGGGACGCGCTGCGCGACCAGATGAGCTGGCTGCGCAACCGCACCAACCAGATGGGCGTCAACCCCGCCTACATCAACGAAGACCTCCCCTGCTTCCACATGTGGATGCAGGGGACGGGCTCCTACGCCCAGCTGGACACCAGGGGGGATGAAAGCGGCTACAAACTCACCACCTGGGGGGGCACCTTCGGGGTGGACGTGGACCTCAGCGACTCCTTCACGATGGGGGCGGCCTTCACGGCCAACTACGGGGACCTGACGGCCAGCGCGGCGGACACGGCCGACGGCCACCTGGACAGCTACTACGCCAACCTCTTCGGGCGCTACCAAAGCAAGCGCTGGGCCCACACGCTCATCCTGACGGGCGGGTGGAACGATGCCAAACTCAACCGGACGGTGGACTACGGAGCGGGCAGCTACAGGACGCAAGGCAACACCAACGGCTGGGGAATGGGAGCAATGTATGAACTCACCTACGACATCTACCTCAACGAAAACAGGAGCAGCATCCTGCAGCCCCTCTTCAACGCCTCGGTGGTCACCACGCGCATGGACGGCTACCGTGAAACGGGAGCCGGCAGCATGGGGCTTGATGTGGACAAGCAGGAACTGACGACGGGGACACTTGCCTTGGGGGGCCGGTGGATGGGTCTTGTAGGCAGCAACATCTTCGGGAGGGAAGCGCTGGCGGAACTGCGTGTCAACGCGGCCCAGGACCTGGGCGACAGACGCGGGGAAGCCAATGTGGGACTCCTGGGCAACCCGGGCTTGCTGCAGAGGGTGCGCGGAGCCAAAGTCGGCCGCACGGCCGTGCAAATCGGAGCGGGCCTGAGCGTGCCGGTAGGGACGCAGGGAACGGTCTTTGTGGACGGCAACGCGGACATCCGCAACGGAGCCAGCTCGGTAAACGGAAGCATAGGCTACCGCTACGACTTCTAA